Below is a window of Flavobacterium sp. CFS9 DNA.
CTTTCTACTTTTTTGACAGCCTTTTTCTCTACAGGTTTAGGGTTATTTTGACAACTAAAAAGCAGTGCAAAACTAAAAAGGGCAAAAAAAGTGTTTCTCATTGGTCTTCAATTTTTAATTGACTTCAATTAACTTGAACTTTTACTTTTAAGTATAATGAAATAAAATTCATTGACTAAAGTAAAAGCAATTTTCCATTCTATACAAATAAAGAAACTAGAAAGATTAGTATTTCGTCAAAGTACACCCCTAAAATAATTTGTAGTTGATGTAATGGTATTCACAAAGAAATTAAGGACTGAAAGTCCTATAGCGCAAGCAGAGTGCAACGCACTATGATATAAATGAAACAAATGAAATTGCCCTGAATGGGCAAAAGCAGAAAGCGTAAACAATTATCCCACCACAATATCAGGCCGATTTGCATTCCTTGATTTTCTCAATACCTCTTTCTTTCATTAAATATACTGCGTCGAGCATTTTGATTAAATAAATGTAGGGCGTCGTAAGGTCTGAGTAAGGATCTGTAGGATTAGGTGACATTGAAAGCTCCAGCATTAGACATAAAAATGATTCAAATTCTTCCAGAGTCTTTTCGTTAAATGCTTTTTGAAATACTATAAAAGGATTGTCGTATTCTTCCTTTGTCAGCGAAGAAAGAGGAGAAAACATTTCACTGGGCAAAGATGCTGTAACTTTCCATTTTTTGCTTTTTTCTTGCAGGCAGTAACACAGTTTAAGAAAATTGTTCATAGCCGTATAAAAAACAAAAGCATTCGAGGGATTGTTCGCTTCGTAAACTTCACTCTTATAACTGTAAACTACCACTTCGGTTAGATTTTGTTTGTAATAATCAAGATCTGCAAAGGCAAAAAAGGCTTCGACTGCCTTAATTGGATTTCCCGACACCTCCCCTGCCCAAGAGCTGGTTTCGAACGATATTGTATTCTTGTTCATGCTAAAGTGATTTAAAATTCGCAAACGAATTTCTGTTCTTTAAAAAGGATAATCTATTCGAAAAGTGGATATTATACCCTAAATAAAAATTGGTATAATATCTGACAAAAAAGATGTTTTCTCGGATATTTTTTTATCTTTGAAACTCAGGGTTTTTAAGCCAAATGGCTTTATCTTTGAGCCTTTAGAAAAATTGACAATCGCTATGGAACAGAAAATACATCAGGGAAGAAACGTAAAACGTTTTAGAGAAATGCTTAACATCAAACAAGAAGCATTGGCTTATGATCTGGGAGAAGACTGGAACCAAAAGAAAATTTCGATGCTCGAACAAAAAGAGGTAATCGAAGACAAGCTGCTGAAACAAATTTCTGCCATCTTAAGAATTCCGGTGGAAGCTTTTCAGAACTTTGATGAAGAACAAGCGATAAATATTATTTCGAATACATTTTCAGATTTCAAAGATGGAGCCTCTGCAATTAATCTTCATCCAGTATTTAATCCAATACAAGAGGTTTTAAGAATACACGAAGAAAAAATCGCTTTATACGAGCGTATGTTGAAAGAGAAAGATGATATGATGGCGAGGCTTGAGAAGTTGATTGGTAAATGATTATTTATAGAAAATATAATGCAAAAAAGAGACCTTAGAGTCTCTTTTTCTGTTTAAAACTATTAATTCAATTTATAATCTGATTAATATTTATCAGTTCGAAGTCAGGAGGAGATATACACCCAACTTTTCATAAGATTCTTGAAAAGGAAAACATTGCTTGGCACTTACATATAGTTTTAAATTCAACTTTTACATTACTTTTCCTATTATTTGAAATATTTTTAGATAATATTTTTTTTATAATTCTAATGCCATTTTAATAAAATCACTTGAATTTTTATCCATTACTACCATTCCAGCATCAAGCGGATTTTCAAGTTTATATCGCGCTTTTGCAGATCCATTTAATGCATAATCATACCCCTCAATTTCAATAACACACCAATGTTTATATCTGCACTCAATGACTACTTCA
It encodes the following:
- a CDS encoding XRE family transcriptional regulator; the protein is MEQKIHQGRNVKRFREMLNIKQEALAYDLGEDWNQKKISMLEQKEVIEDKLLKQISAILRIPVEAFQNFDEEQAINIISNTFSDFKDGASAINLHPVFNPIQEVLRIHEEKIALYERMLKEKDDMMARLEKLIGK